The Geothrix sp. genome window below encodes:
- the secA gene encoding preprotein translocase subunit SecA produces MLDNFLKKLIGSKNDRELKRLWARVQAINVLEPEISALSDDALKAKTPYLKEKLANGATLEDILPEAFAVCREASKRVLKMRHFDVQLVGGMALHEGKVAEMRTGEGKTLTATLPLYLNALAGKGAHLVTVNDYLARRDAEWMGRLYTWLGLSIGIIQHGLEDQQRRDAYACDITYATNNELGFDYLRDNMKWDLEEFTQRGFSYAIVDEVDSILIDEARTPLIIAGSSEEDTSKYFRIDAVVPKLKAEVHYKVDEKDRQVMLTDEGIHYAEQLLGVANLYDPTSIETLHGLNQALLAHNLYRLDVDYMVRPKEDGKGMEVVIVDEFTGRLMPGRRWSNGLHQAIEAKEGVEVNAENQTLATVTFQNFFRMYSKLAGMTGTAETEATELHSIYKLDVIIIPTNMPMIRKDFADTVYSTRAGKKKAIVEEIKELHTKGQPVLVGTASIESSEDLADALKAARIPHVVLNAKHHEREAEIVAQAGRKGAVTIATNMAGRGTDIILGGNPEGLARLEAKKKDIALYDEEGFETAEFSALVEQMREQTAAEHEEVVGLGGLHILGTERHESRRIDNQLRGRAGRQGDPGSSRFYLSLEDDLMRIFGGDRIKNLMGAMGMNDDEPIEAGMVTRAIERSQKRVETHHFEIRKHLLEYDDVMNKQRIFFYGLRTEILKGNTKDYVLQVAGEIAEGISNDFLPDKGERDLAGFRERVEQLFAISGEEVDAVGQLPQAQATVALTSLVQRIYEGKDERLGGDGMRSYERWSILQIIDAAWKRHLLVMDHLKEAIGFRGYGQKDPLVEYKRESYEYFEQMRFGYEDEIISYLFRVEPQPAYVPDEDFFRGPSETIELGPDEQGNASEGIQRVLRFTAGGLED; encoded by the coding sequence ATGCTCGACAACTTCCTCAAGAAACTCATCGGCTCCAAGAACGACCGGGAGCTGAAGCGGCTGTGGGCCCGAGTCCAGGCCATCAATGTCCTGGAACCGGAGATTTCGGCCCTCAGCGATGATGCGCTGAAGGCCAAGACGCCCTACCTCAAGGAGAAGCTGGCCAACGGCGCCACCTTGGAGGACATCCTGCCCGAGGCCTTCGCCGTCTGCCGCGAAGCCAGCAAGCGCGTCCTGAAGATGCGTCACTTCGATGTGCAGCTGGTGGGCGGCATGGCCCTGCACGAGGGCAAAGTGGCCGAGATGCGGACGGGTGAAGGCAAGACCCTCACCGCCACGCTGCCGCTCTACCTGAATGCTCTGGCCGGCAAGGGCGCCCACCTCGTCACCGTGAACGACTACCTGGCCCGCCGCGACGCCGAGTGGATGGGGCGCCTCTACACCTGGCTCGGCCTCAGCATCGGCATCATCCAGCACGGCCTGGAGGACCAGCAGCGTCGCGACGCCTACGCCTGCGACATCACCTACGCGACCAACAACGAACTGGGTTTCGACTACCTCCGCGACAACATGAAGTGGGACCTGGAGGAATTCACCCAGCGCGGCTTTAGCTACGCCATCGTCGACGAAGTGGACAGCATCCTCATCGATGAGGCCCGCACCCCGCTCATCATCGCGGGCAGCAGCGAAGAGGACACCTCCAAGTACTTCCGCATCGATGCGGTGGTGCCGAAGCTCAAGGCGGAAGTCCATTACAAGGTGGACGAGAAGGACCGTCAGGTGATGCTCACCGACGAGGGCATCCACTACGCTGAGCAGCTGCTGGGGGTGGCGAACCTCTACGATCCGACCAGCATCGAGACCCTCCACGGCCTCAACCAGGCCCTGCTGGCGCACAACCTCTATCGCCTGGATGTGGACTACATGGTCCGCCCGAAGGAAGACGGCAAGGGCATGGAAGTGGTCATCGTGGACGAGTTCACGGGTCGCCTCATGCCGGGCCGCCGCTGGTCCAACGGCCTGCACCAGGCCATCGAGGCCAAGGAGGGCGTGGAGGTCAACGCCGAGAACCAGACCCTCGCCACCGTGACCTTCCAGAACTTCTTCCGCATGTACAGCAAGCTGGCGGGCATGACCGGCACGGCCGAGACCGAGGCCACGGAACTGCACTCCATCTACAAGCTCGATGTGATCATCATCCCCACGAACATGCCCATGATCCGCAAGGACTTCGCGGATACGGTCTATTCGACCCGCGCCGGGAAGAAGAAGGCCATCGTCGAGGAGATCAAGGAACTGCACACCAAGGGGCAGCCCGTCCTGGTGGGCACCGCCAGCATCGAGAGCAGCGAGGACCTGGCGGACGCCCTCAAGGCGGCCCGCATCCCCCATGTGGTGCTGAATGCGAAGCACCACGAGCGGGAAGCCGAGATCGTGGCCCAGGCCGGCCGGAAGGGGGCTGTCACCATCGCCACCAACATGGCTGGTCGCGGCACGGACATCATCCTGGGTGGCAATCCCGAGGGCCTGGCCCGGCTCGAAGCGAAGAAGAAGGACATCGCGCTCTACGACGAAGAGGGCTTCGAAACGGCTGAGTTCTCGGCCCTCGTGGAGCAGATGCGCGAGCAGACCGCGGCGGAGCATGAGGAAGTGGTCGGCCTGGGGGGCCTGCATATCCTGGGCACAGAACGCCATGAGAGCCGCCGTATCGACAACCAGCTCCGCGGCCGCGCCGGCCGCCAGGGCGACCCTGGCAGCAGCCGCTTCTACCTGTCCCTCGAGGACGACCTGATGCGGATCTTCGGCGGCGACCGCATCAAGAATCTCATGGGCGCCATGGGCATGAACGATGACGAGCCCATCGAGGCCGGCATGGTCACCCGCGCCATCGAGCGCAGCCAGAAGCGGGTGGAGACCCACCACTTCGAGATCCGCAAGCACCTGCTCGAGTACGACGATGTGATGAACAAGCAGCGCATCTTCTTCTACGGGCTGCGCACGGAGATCCTCAAGGGCAATACCAAGGACTATGTCCTGCAGGTCGCTGGCGAGATCGCCGAAGGCATCTCCAACGACTTCCTGCCCGACAAGGGCGAGCGCGACCTCGCCGGATTCCGCGAGCGTGTGGAGCAGCTCTTCGCCATTTCAGGGGAAGAGGTGGATGCGGTGGGTCAGCTGCCCCAGGCCCAGGCCACCGTGGCCCTGACCAGCCTGGTGCAGCGCATCTACGAGGGCAAGGATGAGCGGCTGGGCGGCGACGGCATGCGCAGCTACGAGCGCTGGTCCATCCTCCAGATCATCGACGCGGCCTGGAAGCGCCACCTGCTGGTCATGGACCACCTGAAGGAGGCCATCGGTTTCCGCGGCTACGGCCAGAAGGATCCCCTGGTGGAATACAAGCGGGAAAGCTACGAATACTTCGAGCAGATGCGCTTCGGCTACGAGGACGAGATCATCTCGTACCTCTTCCGCGTGGAACCTCAGCCCGCCTATGTGCCGGATGAGGACTTCTTCCGCGGCCCCTCCGAGACCATCGAGCTCGGGCCCGACGAGCAGGGCAACGCCTCGGAAGGCATCCAGCGCGTCCTCCGGTTCACGGCTGGGGGCCTGGAGGACTGA
- a CDS encoding saccharopine dehydrogenase C-terminal domain-containing protein, translating into MTHIVILGAGRVGGAMARDLAPDFKVTVADRSEAALARMGDAGIATRPADLAAAAAVKAAVTDADIVVGAVPGFMGFATARAVLEAGKPLVDISFFDEDCFELDALAQRQNLTAIVDCGVAPGCGNLILGDLSRQWDRIHAFECLVGGLPVVRTWPYEYKAGFSPIDVIEEYTRPARYVKDGHTVTLPALSEPELLDFDGLGTLESFNTDGLRSIIRTFPQVPDMKEKTLRYPGHIEKMRILRETGFFGKSPIPLGSGEVVPLDLATALLFPLWQMGEGDEDFTVMRVTVEGEKAGQRLRKEWNLLDRYDRATKTTSMARTTGYTCTAAVRLLAQGGYRRKGISPPEFVGQEPGAWDFIREELAKRGVVFVEA; encoded by the coding sequence GTGACCCACATCGTCATCCTCGGAGCAGGCCGCGTCGGCGGCGCCATGGCCAGGGACCTGGCCCCCGACTTCAAGGTCACCGTGGCGGACCGCTCCGAAGCCGCCCTGGCCCGCATGGGCGATGCGGGGATCGCCACACGACCCGCGGACCTCGCCGCCGCCGCCGCCGTGAAGGCCGCCGTGACCGATGCGGACATCGTCGTGGGCGCCGTACCCGGATTCATGGGGTTCGCCACGGCCCGGGCCGTCCTGGAGGCCGGCAAACCGCTCGTGGACATCTCCTTCTTCGATGAGGATTGCTTCGAGCTGGACGCGCTGGCCCAGCGTCAGAACTTGACCGCCATCGTGGACTGCGGCGTGGCGCCGGGCTGCGGCAACCTCATCCTGGGCGACCTCTCCCGCCAGTGGGACCGCATCCACGCCTTCGAGTGCCTGGTGGGCGGGCTCCCCGTGGTCCGCACCTGGCCCTATGAATACAAGGCGGGCTTCAGCCCCATTGATGTCATCGAGGAGTACACCCGTCCGGCCCGCTATGTGAAGGACGGCCACACGGTGACGCTGCCCGCGCTGTCCGAGCCGGAGCTGCTGGATTTCGATGGCCTCGGCACCCTGGAATCCTTCAATACGGACGGCCTCCGCAGCATCATCAGGACCTTTCCCCAGGTGCCCGATATGAAGGAGAAGACCCTCCGCTACCCCGGCCACATCGAGAAGATGCGGATCCTGCGCGAGACCGGCTTCTTCGGCAAGAGCCCCATCCCCCTGGGCAGCGGCGAGGTCGTCCCCCTCGATCTCGCCACCGCCCTGCTCTTCCCGCTCTGGCAGATGGGGGAGGGCGACGAGGACTTCACGGTCATGCGCGTCACCGTGGAAGGCGAAAAGGCCGGTCAGCGGCTGCGCAAGGAGTGGAACCTCCTGGATCGCTACGATCGGGCCACGAAGACCACCTCCATGGCCCGGACCACCGGCTACACCTGCACCGCCGCCGTGCGCCTGCTCGCCCAGGGGGGGTACCGCCGAAAGGGCATCAGCCCGCCGGAATTCGTGGGCCAGGAACCCGGTGCCTGGGACTTCATCCGCGAAGAACTGGCCAAGCGCGGCGTGGTGTTCGTCGAGGCCTGA
- the proS gene encoding proline--tRNA ligase — translation MKQSKLLIQTLRETPRDADVVSQQLMMRAGMIQKVAAGIYSYLPLAFRSIRKFEEIVREELAKDGCQELLMPAVLPAELWQESGRWKFYGDELLRFCDRKAKADMAERRQKGEKPDERDFYNFCLGPTHEEVITDVVRKNVRSYKQLPMNLFQIQTKFRDERRPRFGLMRGREFTMKDGYSFHADDACADREYWAMFNAYKRIFSRLGVKFRPVEADSGAIGGSFTHEFHVLAGSGEDAILSCNACDYTSNIEKTEAPVLPIGDHGKAFGLKRDHFRTPGVVGQVEQAAGMIDADHPQGMPLTQTSKFFLYRVTFADGTTQLAGAVLRGDHEVNPVKVKNFLGAAEMELMPLEEAEAFTGAKTGFMGPVGLQGVKMLVDRSLEGAVNLTCGANRTDYHHFGLDPARDLPGCTFADLRMAAEHDACTRCGKGQYQAFRGIEVGQVFKLGLKYSKSMSCTFLDEQGKENPMVMGCYGIGITRTVAAAIEQNFDADGIIWPWPIAPYQVQVVCLDPGSEEVAGVASMVEKDLEAAGFEVLHDDREGLSPGAKFKDADLLGFPLRLTVGAKGLKEGLVELRDRRTKEVVKLKPEAAVAEVSAARDRIMQELETAGGR, via the coding sequence ATGAAGCAGTCGAAGCTCCTGATCCAGACCCTGCGCGAGACGCCGCGCGATGCCGATGTGGTGAGCCAGCAGCTCATGATGCGCGCCGGCATGATCCAGAAAGTGGCCGCGGGCATCTACAGCTACCTGCCTCTGGCCTTCCGGAGCATCCGCAAGTTCGAGGAGATCGTCCGCGAGGAGCTGGCCAAGGACGGCTGCCAGGAGCTGCTCATGCCCGCGGTGCTGCCCGCCGAACTCTGGCAGGAAAGCGGCCGCTGGAAGTTCTATGGCGACGAACTGCTCCGGTTCTGCGACCGCAAGGCCAAGGCCGACATGGCCGAACGCCGACAGAAGGGCGAGAAGCCGGACGAGCGCGACTTCTACAATTTCTGCCTCGGCCCCACCCACGAAGAAGTGATCACCGATGTCGTCCGGAAGAATGTGCGCAGCTACAAGCAGTTGCCCATGAACCTCTTCCAGATCCAGACCAAGTTCCGGGATGAGCGGCGCCCGCGCTTCGGCCTCATGCGGGGGCGCGAGTTCACCATGAAGGACGGCTACTCCTTTCATGCGGATGACGCCTGCGCCGACCGCGAATACTGGGCCATGTTCAATGCCTACAAGCGCATCTTCTCGCGCCTGGGCGTGAAATTCCGGCCCGTGGAGGCCGACAGCGGTGCCATCGGCGGCAGCTTCACCCACGAGTTCCATGTGCTGGCCGGCAGCGGCGAGGACGCGATCCTCAGCTGCAACGCCTGCGACTACACCTCCAACATCGAGAAGACGGAGGCCCCGGTGTTGCCCATCGGAGACCACGGCAAGGCCTTCGGGCTGAAGCGGGACCACTTCCGCACGCCGGGCGTCGTGGGACAGGTGGAGCAGGCGGCAGGCATGATCGATGCGGACCATCCCCAGGGCATGCCTCTCACCCAGACCAGCAAGTTCTTCCTCTACCGGGTCACTTTCGCGGATGGCACCACGCAGCTGGCTGGTGCCGTACTGCGCGGCGACCACGAGGTGAATCCCGTGAAGGTGAAGAACTTCCTCGGCGCGGCCGAGATGGAGCTGATGCCCCTGGAGGAGGCCGAGGCCTTCACCGGCGCCAAGACGGGCTTCATGGGACCCGTGGGTCTGCAGGGTGTGAAGATGCTGGTGGATCGCAGCCTCGAAGGGGCGGTGAACCTCACCTGCGGCGCGAACCGGACGGACTACCACCACTTCGGATTGGATCCGGCCCGCGACCTGCCGGGCTGCACCTTCGCGGACCTGCGCATGGCCGCCGAGCACGACGCCTGCACCCGCTGCGGGAAAGGCCAGTACCAAGCCTTCCGTGGCATCGAGGTGGGCCAGGTCTTCAAGCTGGGCCTCAAGTACTCGAAGTCCATGTCCTGCACCTTCCTGGATGAGCAGGGCAAGGAAAATCCCATGGTGATGGGCTGTTACGGCATCGGCATCACCCGCACGGTGGCTGCGGCCATCGAACAGAACTTCGACGCCGACGGCATCATCTGGCCCTGGCCCATCGCGCCCTACCAGGTGCAGGTGGTCTGCCTGGATCCCGGCAGCGAAGAAGTCGCGGGCGTGGCCTCCATGGTGGAGAAGGACCTGGAAGCCGCCGGCTTCGAGGTGCTGCACGACGACCGTGAGGGCCTGAGCCCCGGTGCCAAGTTCAAGGATGCGGACCTGCTCGGCTTCCCCCTGCGCCTCACCGTGGGGGCCAAGGGGCTGAAGGAGGGCCTCGTGGAATTGCGCGACCGCCGCACCAAGGAGGTCGTCAAGCTCAAGCCGGAGGCCGCCGTGGCCGAGGTGTCCGCCGCCCGCGACCGCATCATGCAGGAACTGGAAACCGCAGGAGGGCGCTGA
- a CDS encoding amino acid permease yields MSQGYRRHVGLFSATMLIAGSMIGSGVFIVAADMVRTGRSGGFLLAAWGLTAALTLFAALSYGELAGMFPRAGGQYTYLRETYGPAAGFLYGWTFFVVIECGTIAAVAVGFGKYLGSFFPSITDAAWLGPHLDVPLIRVTEAISVGPYHLGLTPSRLSGIVVVLLLSAVNLYGVKLGTRIQDLFTVTKIGGLAALILLGLLLRPPAAPSPAPFVPLDGAAALPFLTALLVVQTGSMFSADAWNAITFIAGEVKDPEHTIPRSLFIGTTLVCGLYVLANAAYLKVLGPAGIATAPQDRVGSAALQALLGSGGGLIMAGSILISMFGCLNGLVLSGARVYQRMAEDGLFYPQAATLNAHGVPGFGLWIQALWTCLLTLTGTYGQLLDFVMLPTILFYVLTVGGVFLLRWRRPDFPRPVRVWGYPFVPGLYLAGALAIIGALFIHRPSYSWPGLLLVALGWPVYLVVKPRITT; encoded by the coding sequence ATGAGCCAAGGTTATCGCCGCCATGTCGGTCTGTTCTCGGCCACCATGCTGATCGCTGGCTCCATGATCGGCAGTGGCGTCTTCATCGTCGCCGCCGACATGGTGCGCACGGGCCGCTCGGGTGGCTTCCTCCTGGCGGCCTGGGGCCTCACGGCGGCACTCACGCTCTTCGCCGCCCTCAGCTATGGCGAATTGGCAGGGATGTTCCCCAGGGCCGGAGGCCAGTACACCTACCTTCGCGAGACCTACGGCCCGGCCGCGGGGTTCCTGTACGGCTGGACCTTCTTCGTGGTCATCGAGTGCGGCACCATCGCCGCAGTGGCCGTGGGCTTCGGGAAATACCTGGGCAGCTTCTTCCCCTCCATCACCGATGCGGCCTGGCTCGGCCCCCACCTGGATGTGCCCCTCATCAGGGTCACCGAGGCGATCTCCGTGGGGCCCTACCACCTGGGGCTCACGCCTTCGCGGCTGTCGGGCATCGTCGTGGTGCTGCTGCTCAGCGCCGTGAACCTCTACGGGGTGAAGCTGGGGACCCGCATCCAGGATCTGTTCACCGTGACCAAGATCGGCGGCCTCGCGGCCCTCATCCTGCTGGGCCTGCTGCTCCGCCCCCCCGCGGCCCCCTCTCCGGCCCCGTTCGTTCCGCTGGATGGTGCCGCGGCCCTGCCCTTCCTCACGGCCCTGCTGGTGGTCCAGACCGGCAGCATGTTCTCGGCCGATGCCTGGAACGCCATCACTTTCATCGCCGGGGAGGTGAAGGATCCGGAGCACACCATCCCCCGTTCCCTGTTCATCGGCACCACCCTCGTCTGCGGCCTCTATGTCCTGGCCAACGCAGCCTACCTGAAGGTGCTCGGCCCCGCGGGCATCGCCACCGCCCCCCAGGACCGCGTGGGCAGCGCGGCCCTCCAGGCTCTGCTGGGTTCCGGCGGCGGGCTCATCATGGCGGGCAGCATCCTCATCTCCATGTTCGGCTGCCTGAACGGGCTGGTGCTGTCCGGAGCCCGGGTTTATCAGCGCATGGCCGAAGACGGCCTCTTCTACCCCCAGGCCGCCACGCTCAATGCCCACGGCGTGCCGGGATTCGGCCTCTGGATCCAGGCCCTCTGGACCTGCCTCCTCACCCTCACGGGCACCTATGGCCAGTTGCTGGACTTCGTGATGCTGCCCACGATCCTCTTCTATGTCCTCACCGTGGGCGGAGTCTTCCTGCTGCGCTGGCGGCGGCCGGACTTTCCGCGCCCCGTGCGGGTCTGGGGCTATCCCTTCGTCCCCGGCCTCTACCTCGCCGGCGCCCTGGCCATCATCGGCGCCCTCTTCATCCACCGGCCCAGCTATTCCTGGCCGGGCCTCCTCCTGGTGGCCTTGGGCTGGCCCGTCTATCTTGTGGTGAAGCCCCGCATCACCACCTGA
- the rapZ gene encoding RNase adapter RapZ produces the protein MELIVVTGLSGAGRHAVLGALEDTGCTALDNVPPRLLEPLLELESKLQPGRDRLVVGMDSRHPDFAAEFGPLLERLQAENIPVQVVFLEADDEALLRRYSETRRPHHLALLGSAGEGIRRERELLAPIRAMATTILDTSHLNLSELRQRVASLIPALPTRNTAVRLLSFGFKRGVPADADVILDARFLPNPYYVEALKPLTGRDWAVQEYLLESPEFREFLDRAESWLRWSLPLVQQEGRAYHTLAIGCTGGQHRSVALVEMLGQRLKREVATLVIRHRELEG, from the coding sequence ATGGAACTCATCGTGGTCACGGGGCTTTCGGGGGCAGGACGCCATGCGGTGCTCGGCGCGCTGGAAGACACCGGCTGCACGGCCCTGGACAATGTGCCACCCCGCCTGCTGGAGCCGCTGCTCGAGCTGGAATCCAAGCTGCAACCCGGCCGCGATCGGCTGGTGGTGGGAATGGACAGCCGCCACCCCGATTTCGCGGCGGAGTTCGGACCGCTGCTGGAGCGTCTCCAGGCCGAAAACATCCCTGTGCAGGTGGTCTTCCTGGAGGCGGATGACGAGGCATTGCTGCGCCGGTACTCCGAGACCCGCCGGCCCCACCACCTGGCCCTCCTCGGGTCCGCCGGCGAGGGCATCCGCCGGGAGCGGGAACTGCTTGCCCCCATCCGGGCCATGGCCACCACCATCCTCGACACCAGTCACCTGAACCTGTCGGAGCTGCGCCAGCGAGTCGCGTCCCTGATACCGGCCCTACCCACGCGGAACACCGCCGTGCGGCTGCTCAGCTTCGGGTTCAAACGGGGGGTTCCGGCCGATGCAGATGTGATCCTGGACGCCCGGTTCCTGCCCAATCCCTACTATGTCGAGGCCCTGAAGCCGCTGACGGGCCGGGACTGGGCCGTGCAGGAATACCTGCTGGAGTCCCCTGAGTTCAGGGAATTCCTCGATCGGGCTGAATCCTGGCTGCGGTGGTCCCTGCCCCTGGTCCAGCAGGAGGGGCGGGCCTACCACACCCTCGCCATCGGCTGCACCGGAGGGCAGCATCGCTCCGTGGCGCTGGTGGAGATGCTCGGGCAGCGCCTCAAGCGGGAGGTGGCGACCCTGGTCATCCGCCACCGAGAGCTGGAAGGCTGA
- a CDS encoding chemotaxis protein CheX — protein sequence MNVAFINPFIEATLRSLEMMANISAEKIGLSVKEDLITTYDISAIIGITGDTSGSIILSFPVGLACRIAGNMLMEEIADLNQSVEDAIGEIGNIVVGDARRLLIQDGFSLSISVPTVVVGKGHKISRSGDVPCIAIPFTTPFGEFEVNVGLKD from the coding sequence ATGAACGTCGCCTTCATCAATCCATTCATCGAAGCCACCCTTCGCAGCCTCGAAATGATGGCCAACATCTCGGCCGAGAAGATCGGCCTGTCCGTCAAAGAGGACTTGATCACCACCTATGACATCTCCGCCATCATCGGCATCACCGGAGACACTTCCGGATCCATCATCCTCAGCTTCCCCGTGGGCCTGGCCTGCCGCATCGCCGGCAACATGCTCATGGAGGAGATCGCCGACCTGAACCAGTCGGTGGAGGATGCCATCGGCGAGATCGGCAACATCGTGGTGGGCGACGCCCGGCGCCTGCTCATCCAGGACGGGTTCAGCCTCTCCATCTCGGTGCCCACCGTGGTGGTCGGCAAAGGCCACAAGATCAGCCGCAGCGGCGATGTCCCCTGCATCGCCATCCCCTTCACGACCCCCTTCGGGGAGTTCGAAGTGAATGTGGGGCTGAAGGATTGA
- a CDS encoding AIR synthase related protein, with product MSLQETGILAQIRTLLPGGESLVDDCGALPPTPAGHRLLVTTDLMESGQHFRLDWHPPDLLARKLLAVNLSDLDASGARPFGYTLTLALGPEIHGPWLAAFLAGLAGASREADVQVLGGDTVGRPAGLGLGLTAFGFAARWLRRDGLRPGDRIFVDQRPGASLRGLRKLQAGQRWDPAHPDADLEAHLAPRPRLGLGLRLAEIPEVHACLDLSDGLSRDLRNLAEASGLSIVLDPALDEDARKGGEDYARCFGTSLPQADLESRLGLPLLPVGTAMPCGVAPLLAYDGDSLLPLPDLSFDHFGSS from the coding sequence ATGAGCCTGCAGGAGACGGGAATTCTTGCCCAGATCCGGACCCTGCTGCCCGGAGGCGAGAGCCTGGTGGACGACTGCGGCGCCCTGCCCCCCACCCCGGCCGGCCACCGCCTTCTGGTGACCACGGACCTCATGGAATCCGGCCAGCACTTCCGCCTCGACTGGCATCCGCCGGACCTCTTGGCCCGCAAGCTCCTGGCCGTGAACCTGTCGGACCTGGACGCCTCCGGTGCCCGCCCCTTCGGCTACACCCTCACCCTGGCGCTGGGGCCGGAGATCCACGGCCCCTGGCTGGCGGCCTTCCTGGCGGGCCTGGCCGGGGCCTCCCGGGAGGCCGATGTCCAGGTTCTGGGCGGGGATACGGTGGGCCGGCCTGCGGGTCTGGGCCTGGGCCTCACGGCTTTCGGGTTCGCGGCCCGCTGGCTGCGGCGCGATGGTCTGCGGCCCGGCGATCGGATCTTCGTGGACCAGCGCCCCGGCGCCAGCCTCCGGGGCCTGCGGAAGCTCCAGGCGGGGCAGCGCTGGGATCCCGCCCATCCCGATGCGGATCTGGAGGCCCACCTGGCCCCGCGCCCGCGGCTGGGCCTCGGCCTCCGGCTGGCGGAGATCCCCGAGGTCCATGCCTGCCTGGATTTGTCCGATGGCCTGAGCCGGGATCTCCGCAACCTGGCCGAGGCCTCGGGTCTCAGCATCGTGCTGGACCCGGCCCTGGACGAGGATGCCCGGAAGGGCGGCGAGGACTATGCCCGCTGCTTCGGCACTTCTCTGCCCCAAGCGGATCTGGAATCGCGGCTGGGCCTGCCCCTCCTTCCGGTCGGCACGGC
- the ndk gene encoding nucleoside-diphosphate kinase → MALERTFAIVKPDAVKDGHIGEIIAAIEQSGLKIVGLKLTQLTRAICQGFYHEHVGKGFYPELEAFMTEGPVAIMVLEGENAILRWRDLMGATNPANAAEGTLRKRFGASIGRNATHGSDKPESAKFEVSYFFNAFEQM, encoded by the coding sequence ATGGCCTTAGAGCGCACCTTTGCCATCGTCAAGCCCGATGCCGTCAAGGACGGTCACATCGGCGAAATCATCGCCGCCATCGAGCAGAGCGGCCTGAAGATCGTGGGCCTCAAGCTGACCCAGCTTACCCGCGCCATTTGCCAGGGCTTCTACCACGAGCATGTGGGCAAGGGGTTCTATCCGGAACTGGAAGCCTTCATGACCGAGGGCCCTGTGGCCATCATGGTGCTCGAGGGCGAGAACGCCATCCTGCGCTGGCGTGACCTCATGGGCGCCACCAACCCCGCCAACGCCGCCGAGGGCACCCTCCGCAAGCGCTTCGGCGCCAGCATCGGCCGCAACGCCACCCATGGCAGCGACAAGCCCGAGAGCGCCAAATTCGAAGTGAGCTACTTCTTCAACGCCTTCGAGCAGATGTAA
- a CDS encoding ferredoxin produces the protein MAITKVWIEEGCIVCNACEAECPDVFHVTDTSCNINGSVREDGVDSENREEMSALAGSFGTDLEASIEAAAAGCPVEVIKFEKA, from the coding sequence ATGGCCATCACCAAAGTCTGGATCGAAGAAGGCTGCATCGTGTGCAATGCCTGCGAAGCCGAGTGCCCCGATGTCTTCCATGTCACGGACACCAGCTGCAACATCAATGGCTCCGTGCGCGAGGACGGCGTGGATTCCGAGAACCGTGAGGAAATGAGCGCCCTGGCCGGCAGCTTCGGCACGGACCTGGAGGCCAGCATCGAGGCCGCCGCCGCCGGCTGCCCCGTGGAAGTCATCAAGTTCGAGAAGGCTTAA
- a CDS encoding GatB/YqeY domain-containing protein, with amino-acid sequence MLNRLQADLKTAMLARDAPRTQVLRMALAAYKNEAVAKGLGPQGTLAEADALAVLKRLVKSREDSVAQFEKVGQTDRAAQERAEIELLKPYLPAMLEGPALEAAVRAAIAQTGATAKKDMGLVMKALQAAHGGAFDGKAASALVQGLLA; translated from the coding sequence ATGCTCAATCGCCTGCAGGCCGATCTGAAAACCGCCATGCTGGCGCGGGATGCGCCGCGGACCCAGGTATTGCGCATGGCCCTGGCCGCCTACAAGAACGAAGCCGTGGCCAAGGGGCTCGGCCCACAGGGAACCTTGGCCGAAGCCGACGCCCTGGCGGTGCTCAAGCGCCTGGTGAAGTCGCGGGAGGACAGCGTCGCCCAGTTCGAGAAGGTGGGCCAGACGGATCGGGCCGCCCAGGAGCGGGCGGAGATCGAACTGCTGAAGCCCTACCTGCCGGCCATGCTCGAGGGGCCGGCCCTGGAGGCCGCCGTTCGGGCGGCCATCGCCCAGACCGGGGCCACGGCCAAGAAGGACATGGGTCTGGTGATGAAGGCCCTCCAGGCAGCCCACGGCGGCGCCTTCGACGGCAAGGCCGCCAGTGCCCTGGTGCAGGGCCTCCTGGCCTGA